ACCCTCCGGGTCGCGTAATCGCGAGGTGATGGATTCGAGATGGCTCAGGGTCGGTTGGGCGGCGTCGGCTGTGGCTTCCAGTTTTCGCGTCAACTCGGTCAGGCGTTGGACTGCGAGTCGAGCATCATTGGTGAGGGCGAAAAGTCCGGGCAGTCCCGTTTCGACTTTGGACGCGACCTGGTCCAGGCGTTCTCCGAGCGCCGGTGATTCTTCCGGAAAGAGCGTGTAGCCTTTCGAATCGTGGGGATAGTCGATGTATTTCCCCTGGCCATCGGGAGAATACCAGTGGTTTTGGGTCCACACTTGCAGCACGCGGCCCTGCTTATCCTGTTTGAAACTGGCGTGGAGGTTCGTCGTTCCCGACGTTCCGCCCGGAACCAGCTCGAAGGATCGTTTCCCCAAAAAATCCGCGCTGAACACGCGCACTTTCGAATCGTTCCAAATGTAACCGATGTTCTCGCCTTGCACCACGAATTGCACGTAGACATTACCCACCGCACTAAACGGCTCCATGGCCTTGACCTCGGTGATTTCGCCGATCGGAAAACCGAACATCTTGACCGGATCCCCGACCTTGAATCCCTCCGCGTTCCTGAGGAAAGTGTGGCACTTGGCTTTGGGCAGGAACCAGCCTTTGCGAACCGCCGTGAAATAAAGGTAGTAGCCGAATCCTCCCGCCAGCAGCAGAAAGGCCAAAAAGACAAACAGCCCCACCGCACGTTCAACCCCGTGCATGCGCGTCCTCAGTTGGGGTGTCAAATCCCGATCAGGCATGGCCAATGCTCAAGCGCCGTTGTCCACCCTTCCCAGCCACTCTGGCAAGCCTGCGATGGTGGCCTGAAGCCGGACCTCCTCCGGGTTCACCTCTCTCCACTCGCCATCCTCGATCCAGGCCCAGCGATTGGCCCACTCCCGCAATGGGGCGGCTTCGGCACAGGCAACGACCATCGCCTGCGGTCCAAAGACCCGGGCCCAGTCGCCACGAACGAGCCGGTGCAGGCATTGCATCCACCAGCGACGGGACTGGGGGTCGAGGCCCGAGAGCGGATCGTCGAGCAACAGAACTTTGGGTCGAATCACCAAGGCGCGGGCCAGCGCCACGCGAAGGTGCAGGGAACGCTGCAATTCAGTCGGCCGCAGCGCACGCGCTTCCCAGAGCCCAAAATCTTGAAGCAAAGCTTCCAGAGCTCCCGCGTCCCACTGCGATTCCATGCCGTGATAGGCCAGTGCCGTGACGATGTTTTCCAGCACCGACATGTCTCGAAAAAGCCTCCCCGCCCGATCAAACACCAGTCCGGCGAAAGGTTCTCCTCCGGCCTTTTCCATGGGGGCGGGGATGAGAAGTCCCGACTTCATCGGAAGGAGTCCGGCCGCCGCCGCCAGGAGCGCCGATTTTCCAGAACCGGGAGAACCGCCGAGCAACCAGCAGTCGCCCGGATAGATTTCCCATTGCGATACCTTCAACCTGGAGCCCGGACGCTTCCCAGGTCCGGGGAAAACCGCCTGGTCGAACGTCAACAACGCCTTGATGGGTCCCGAATTCATCAGAGAAACACGTAGACCAGCAGGAATAAGGCGTCTCCGATCAAACACACCGCGATGCCCTGCACCACGGCGCGCGTGGTGGCTCCGGAAACCTCCTCCAGCTTGAGGGGACGCGCCAGCCCTTCATAGCAACTGGCCAGCGAAATCAAGCCGCCGAAGAAAAACGTCTTGATGCCCAGCAGGAAAAAATCTTCCCAACCCAGGGCGGCCATCAATTGACCGAAGTATTCCCGGGGACGCAGAGGCACATCCTGCAAAAAAGCGAAGAGGTATCCGCTGACCAGCGCGACGAGGACGAGATAAATGGTCAGACAGAAAATCGAAACGGCCAGGCCCATGACACGCGGCACCACCAGAAAATGAATGGGATCGATGCCGAGGGCCTCCAGAGCCTCGACTTCGCCCAGGGCTCTCAAGGTGCCCAACTCAATGACGGTCGAAGTTCCCACGCGGACCAGAACCAGCAGCGCCGCCGCCAAGGGGCCCAGTTCGCGCACGACGACGGCGGCCATGACCGTTCCCGCCAAATCCTGCGCCCCGATGCGGCTTAAAAGCGAGATGGTCTGGCCGATGATTACCAAACCCAAGGCCAATCCCACGAACGTGACCAAAGGCAGCAATCCCACACCGGCCTCGGCGATTTGTGCCCGAATGCGTGGGTGAATCACGGTCTTGGAGCGTCCGAGCTTGCGGGACATGACTCCGAGCGTGATCAGGGTAAACGCCAGCATCCCCCGCCAGCCTTCCAACGCGGCGAAAGAACCCCGGCCCAGTTTCCCAAAGAAAGAGCCAGAATCCTTTTCACCCACAGACATGTTGTCCAAACTCATTCCCTCGCTCCCGTCAATCCCTGGCGGCAATTCCAAACTCGAAGGGAAATCATCGTGCTGTTCCAGGAACACGCTCCAACCAGAGTCGCTCAGTCCGCCGGGTTCCCGGACGGAGGGTCATCCTTGGAGAGTTCCTTCAAGCTGGAAAGCGTCATCTCTTTGATCAATTCGAGAAAATCGGCCCGAGGAGCCCATCCCAATGTTTCTTTCGCCTTGCGCGCGTCGCCCACCAGCCAGAGCGGTTCGCCCTTTCGAAGAAATCTCGGATCCTGCCGCACGCGGGATTGCCAGTCGAGATCGACCGCCGCGAAAGCAGCCTGCACCACCTGGAGGACGGTGTGCGTTCGCCCCGTCGCAAATACGTAGTCCCCGGGCGTGTCCGCCTGCAAGGAGAGCCACATGCCTTGGACGTAATCCCGCGCGTCGCCCCAGTCGCGCTCGGCCTCGAGATCGCCCAGGGCCAGTTCCCGCTCGAGGCCGAGTTTGATGGCGGCCGCAGCCCGGCAGATCTTGCGCGTGACGAAATTCTCCCCGCGCCGGGGTGATTCGTGATTGTACATGATCCCATTGACCGCGAAGAGCCCGAAGCTGTGCCGGTAAATGGACACCATCTGGGTGGCGAACGCCTTGGCGCAACCGTACGGATTCACCGGCGCGAACGGCGTTTGCTCGTTCTGCGGGCTCGCGGCGGGACGCCCGAACACTTCGCTGGAGGACGCGTGAAACAGGCGCGGCGGGCTCGCAGCGTCCCGGATCATTTCGAGAAGTCGCAGCGTTCCCATGGCGGTCATTTCACAGGTGGACTCCGGAATCTCGAAGCTCAAGCCCACGTGGCTTTGCCCCGCCAAATGGTAGAGCTCATCCGGATTCGACCGTGCCAGGACGCGCCGGACCGTGGTGGGATCGTCCACGTCCGCGTAATGTAGGAAAAGCCGCTTTCCGTAAATCACGGGATCCGTGTAGAGATGTCTGAGGCGGGACCGTTCCAGGCTGCTGGTGCGGCGCACGAGTCCGTGGACTTCGTAGCCCTTGGCGAGGAGCCATTCGGCGAGATACGAGCCATCCTGCCCGGTGATGCCGGTGATGAGGGCTCGGCGCATCGCCATGGAAAGAAGCCGGCTAGCTGCGGACTTCGATGCGGCCCTCCTGGTGGTCGCGCAGGAGTTTGATGTCGGCGTCCACCATGAGCCGGGCGAGATCGTGGAAGCGCGTGCGTGGTTCCCAGCCCAGGCGGGCTTTGGCGCGTCCATAATCGCCGATGAGCAAATCGACTTCGGCCGGGCGATAGTAGCGCGGATCGATATCGACGTAGGCGCGCCAATCGAGACCCGCGTGGGAGAACGCGACTTCGAGAAATTCCCGGATGGAATGAGTCTCGTTCGTGGCGATGACGTAATCGTCGGGTGTTTCCTGCTGCAGCATCAGCCACATGGCTTCGACGTATTCCTTGGCGTAGCCCCAGTCCCGTTTCGCGTCCAGATTGCCGAGGTAGAGTTTTTTTTGCAGGCCGGCCTGGATGTGGGCGACGGCGCGCGTGATTTTGCGGGTGACGAAAGTTTCGCCCCGGCGCGGGGATTCATGGTTGAACAAGATCCCGTTGCTGGCGTGCATGCCGAACGATTCGCGGTAATTCACCGTGGCCCAAAACGCGAACACTTTGGCGCATCCGTAAGGACTGCGAGGGTAGAAAGGCGTGGTTTCCCGCTGAGGCACTTCCTGCACCTTGCCGAACATTTCGCTCGAGGAAGCTTGGTAGAAGCGCGCTTTGACTCCGGTTTCCCGCAACGCTTCGAGCAGCCTGAGCGCGCCCGTCGCCGTGACGTCGGCCGTGTATTCCGGGGTGTCGAAACTCACCCGCACGTGGCTTTGCGCCGCCAGATTGTAAACCTCCTCCGGATGAATCTGCCCGATGAGCCTGGCCAGGCCGCTGGCGTCCGCCAGATCACCGTAATGCAGAAACAAGCGCTTGTGAGGCGACTGCGGGTCCGAATAAATCGAGTTCAGACGTCCGGTGTTGAAGGTGCTGGCGCGGCGGATGATCCCATGCACCTCGTAGCCCTTCTCAAGCAAGAGTTCGGCGAGATAAGATCCATCCTGACCAGTGATGCCGGTGACGAGGGCCTTTTTGGGCATAAATGATTGACGCGCAGACCGTGGTGGAAAACCGGGTGCCCTGGCAAGTCCAGAAGCAGGTGATCCGCGACTCAATGAGTCATCGTGTACACGACGATGTTGATGCCCAAGGGATAGGCTTTCTTTTCCGAAAACTCCGTGAAATAGTAGGGATCCGTCGCTTCCTCTTCCCATCCATCGCCCAGGTCCGTGTTGTGACAGATCAGCATGACGACCCGCCCTTTGTCGTCCAGGATGCCCCGGTAATGCGGAGTCTGACCGTCCTCGACTTCCCAGGTGATGCCCGTGCCGCGGTTGCGCACCGCGAAACCCACATTCGGGATTTGCGGCTTCTCCTTCAACGTGAACACACAGTTGAAGATGGGGTGGCTCAAGGGCAGTTCCTGCGGTTCGCGGTCGGGAAAAATCTTCTTTACCGCCTCCTCGTAAAAGTGATCCCAGTGCGCCTCGCCCCAAAAATCGTCCACCATCAGAAATCCACCGGCCAACAGGTGCCGGCGTAGAATGGCAGCCTCGTCCTCATCCATGATGATGGCTGGCACGCCGCTCATCATCAGAAAGGGATGGTCGAACAAGGCGGGATCCGTGATCTCGATCACTTTGCCGTTGGGTTCCACCTGCATCGTCGTCAATTGATGCAGCCGCCAGGAGAGATTCAGGTCGGCGTCCGGGTAATCCGTCCACCACGCGTAGCTGCTGCTGTCGCGCATGGAACGGTATTTCACGCGGGCGAAGGTGAAGCAGGTCGCTTTGTAGTCCGCCGACAATTCCCATTGCGGAACATTGCCGCGATCGAGCTGGTCCAGAGCCGAGCGGCGGCGTCCGCCCCCCATGCGTTGCGCCATGACCGTTACGGCCAGCACAAAGACCAGGAAAACAGCCGTGGTTCTCAGCCTCGAACTCATGCAAAACATTGGTCTCGCGAGCCTCGCGGACTCGAGAGTGTGGTGGATGGCAGCCCGCGGCTTCAAGAACGGATCTCAGCAAGAATCTCGGATGGATGGAGAAACCAGGAATGGAACACACCGCGAACCACCCCAGCCAGGCGAAAACCATGGCCGGCTGCCTATTTCACTCACCCCCCATTGCCTTCGCCGCTCGGTGGCAATTCAATCTGGAAACGGCCATTGATCCGCGTCGATTGATCGTAAGATCTGGGCGACAAAGGCCTCTCTCAAGGGTCGTCTCTCCCACTGCGACCTTTCTCAGGCGATGGCCGTTCCGCCTGGAGATGAATCAGTGCGACGCCGGGCGTTTCCAGATCCAATTTCAGGCGAAGAGACCGCGAGGCCAGCCGGATCGCGGGCTCGGGACGGAATCCAGAACGGCCCTCGAGCTTTTCAATCCGAATCGAAGTTCGACCCTTCCACGGTGAACGAGCCATCTCCAGTTGGAATCGTTTGCGGCGGTCCGCGTAGTTGGCAACCAAGATCGTGGCGCCCAGGCCCTCGGAATCAACGCCGGATGCGATCGCGAGTTGACCCGGCACCGAACCGGCGGTCTGGCGTCGAGACGACGCCTCAAGCAGCATTCGAAATGCTTTCAAGGCGGCGTAATTGGCCTGGGGCACTCCGTGTTCGTTGAACAGGCCAAACCCTCCCAATTCCCCGTGAAAAAGTTGGGCAGGTAATTCCATTCGTTCAAATGACTTTCGGTGGCGGTGAATCCAAAGTCATCCAAAAGCCGTCGCAGGGCCCGGGCTTTCCTGGAATACTCGGAAGGATCCGCCGTGTAGCCGTGCCAGGAAAAGAAATCCAAGGGCAGCGATTGCTCCCGGCAAAAGGACAAAAATCGAATCACAAACGCGCTGGGCCGAAACACACCGTCCTTCCAATCCCCACTGTGCCCCACCGCGGGACCCCCGACCTTGAGATGAGGATAGCGCGTTTTAATCGCGCGCGCGGTGGCGCGGTAAAGCCGGAAGTAGTCCTCGTCCGTGCCAGTCCACATGGCTGGACGATTCTCCGGTTCGTTCCAGATTTCCCAATAGCGGATATTCCACCGGTGTCCACCGGCCCAGCCTTCGTTGTAGTGGCGGATGATGCCGAGACCGATGGCGGCCCATTGATCTGCATCCTTGGGCGGATGCACATGTTTCTTGGTCGGGTCATGCTCAATGCTCTCACCCAAGCGGTACACCATGTCCGCTCCCGTGCGCCTCACCGCCTCCAAATAGGCATCCGTGCGGGCGAAATCGTAATGGGCGGGAACCCGAGGGTCGGCCTCGAATCTCGGAAAAATCGTGTGGATATCCACGACGTCCGGATACGGCCAATGACAATCGTGCAGTCGGATGGAGGGAGGGCGCAGGTCGCGAATGGACTCGGTCAGGTCGATGAGTCCTCCCGGCGACAAGGGACCCTTGTTGAGTCCGTGCAAGGCGCGAAAGGTTCCAGCCGGGGAACCCAAATCCACGCGAAGTTCCTGCGCGGCGAGATCCGCGGTCAGGAAGAACGCGAGGGACAGCATTCCGCAGGCGAACAGGATCTTTTCAACGGCGGATGGCACGGATTTCACGGATGGACCGAGGATTGTTAGCATGGGGGTCGCTTCATTTGAAGTGTCGATCATCGGAAGAAAGTTCCAGCGCGTCCCAAGACCCATCCCGATGCGTGTGGACTCAAAATCAGCGGTCGAAAACTTCCTTGTCCGGTGATCAGGGCACCGACTTCCCGCTTTACAAGCGGCAGGCCCGACAGCACGTTCAACTTGATGAAAAAAATCCTCCTGGCGCTGGTGGTGTTGGCGGTCCTGGCGGTCGCCGGAGCGTTTTTGGCCGGCATTTTTTACTTCGGAGCGTTGATCAAGACCGGGGTGGAAGCGGTCGGCCCCGAAGTCACCAAAGTCGATGTCCAACTGGCGGGCGCAAACGTTTCCGCGCTGAGCGGCCAGGGCGAATTGAAAGGGCTGTTCATCGGCAACCCCCAGGGGTTCAAGACTCCCTCCGCCATCAAGGCGGAATCCACCGCGGTGTCCGTCGATGTGAGATCGCTTTGGTCGGACAGGATCGTGGTGAAATCCATCCGCCTTGAAGCGCCTGAAATCACCTTCGAGACGGATCTCAAGTCGAGCAACCTCGGCAAGCTGGTCGAAAATGTGCGGGCGTCGGTCAACGCTTTGACCGGCGGGGGCACGGGAGGGGGAACGTCCCAAGACGCGAGCGGCGGCTCCAGGAAAATTCAAGTCGATGCGTTTGTGTTGAAGGGCGCCAAAGTGAACGTCGCGGCCACGGTGCTCGGCGGGCAATCCCTTTCGCTAACCCTGCCCGATATCGAATTGAAAGGACTCGGATCCCAAGGGAATGGTTTGTCGGGCGCTGAATTCGTCAAGGAAGTGCTCACCGTGGTGAATCAGAAGACGGCGGAGGCGGCCATGGATGCCATTGCCCAATCGGGCAAAGCCGTGGTGGATACCGCTGTGAAACAGGCAAAAGACGCGCTGAAGAAGACCGGCGCCGAGGACGTGGGCAAAGCCGCCAAAGGCATTCTCGACAACTTCAAATCCAAGAAGTAGCCAGGGCTCAGCGGATCCATTTCACCGTTCGATCGTTGGCCGCGGCTGGGCCCGGTGTGGATCGCCCGTTCTGGACCCATCGTTGCAATTGCCGTTCGAGCGCGTTGGCCATTTCAGGATAGTCGGCGATTCGATTCCGGGATTCGCCCGGGTCGGACTCCAGATCGTAAAGCTGCTTCCGGGGCAATTGCTTTTCCGAGTCGGATCCGGGTTTTGGCTCGCTCCATCCCCCTGAACCGCCGCAGAGAAGCAGTTTCCAGCGTCCTTCCCGCACCCCGAACGATCCGTCGATGGAATGATGAATCAAATGGCCGCGCTTCGGTCCTTCCCGCTTCCCCCCGAGAAGGTCGGCAAAGCTGAAACTGTCCAAGGTCGAAGCGTGATCCCATTGGCCACCCACGAGATCGCGGAAGGTGGCGGAAAGATCCGTGAGGCACAGCGCTCGTTTGGAGCTCGAACCCGCCTTGACCCGCCCCGGCCATCTCGCGACAAACGGCACTCGATGGCCGCCTTCAAAGAGATCGGCCTTGTGTCCTCGAAACGGTCCCGAAGGTGAATGGCCCGTGCTCCTGAGCTTCGCCCAACCCGCGGCGGGCGAACATCCGTTGTCCGCGGTAAAGATGACCAAGGTCTCGTCCTCCATGCCGTTCCTTCTCAGCGCTTCCATCAGGCGTCCGATCGTGGCATCGGTCTGCAGGACGAAGTCGGCGTAGGGATTCAGGCCGGAGCGGCCTTTCCACTCGGGCGTGGGGAGAATCGGCGTGTGCGGGCTGGTTAAAGCAAGATAGAGAAAGAAAGGCGCGCGCGACACGGCGGCCCCGGCCTGACTGTCGATGAACTCCACCGCTTTTCTTTCCTGTCGCGGCAGAACTTCCTCGGCTTCGAAGCTCGAGGCTGCGGGTCCCTTGCGAATCCAGGTTTTGTCCACGCTCGGGATCTCCGACACACGATGATCAATGAGGTCCACATAGGGTGGCATATCGAGTGAAGCGCTGATGCCAAAGAAAGTGTGGAATCCAGCGGCAAGGGGTCCGCCCTCGAAAGGCTTTCGATAGTCCACTTTCCAACCGGTTGCGGCGGATTCGGATTGATCGAGGAACTGGGTGCCGGGATCTCGGGCCGGCCAGGAGAGGCCCAAGTGCCATTTTCCGATCATCGCGGTGCGATAGCCCTGGCTGGCGAGTGTGGACGCCAGGGTCGGCTGGCCGGGCGCCAGCAAGGGCGGGCTGAATCCAAGCAGCACGCCTTTCTCGAGCCGCGTTCTCCAAGCGTAGCGTCCGGTCAGGAGCCCGTAACGGGTCGGCGTGCAAACGCTCGAGGGAGAATGCGCGTCCAGGCAACGCAATCCCTCGCGGGCCAATCGATCCAGATGAGGCGTGGGAATTTTGGAATGCCGGTTGAAACACCCGACGTCGCCGTAGCCGAGATCGTCCGCCAGAATGAGAAGAATGTTGGGCCGTCGAGCCTTTGCATGTGCTGCCGTCTGGGCGGCAAAGGATCCGATGAAAAAGAAGAGCATCAGGCCGAGCCTCCACGCGAATGGGATCCGAAATGGGGATGGCCAGGCCGGGCGTCTCAACCGGGGACGAACGCGATGAGGGACGACCGGCAAGTCCATGGCAGCAATACTATTCCGGCAGCGGTTTGCCTTTGGTTTCCGGCGCCAACCAGATCACCGCCATGCCAAGGAGATACACCAGGGTGACGATGGCCCCGGCTTCCGCATAACTCCCGTTGAAACGCCGCACGAGTTCCCCCTGAAAGAGCGCGCCGCCCGCCGCGAAAATTCGGCCGAAGTTGTAGCACAATCCCTGTCCTGTCGCGCGCACGCGGGTGGGGAAGAGTTCGGGAAGATAAAGGGGAAACCAGCCGTAGAACGAGGCGGTGCATGCGCTGACCACGAACGCGCACGCCAGAAACGAGGACCCATAGGTGGAGATGGTGCGGAACATGAACGCGCACACGGCCAGCGAGGCCAGGCAAAGAAGGAAGTAAGCGGGGCGCCGTCCCAGTTTGGATCCCACGAACGGAGCAATGCTCGATCCCAGAATCGCGCCCAACGCCTGCAACATCTGGGTGTCCGCCTTGGCGGTGGGATTGGCAGCACCGGCCAATTGATCAGCCCACAATGGAATCCAGGTGACCGAGCCCCAGGTGCCGATGAGCGCGACGGAGGCAAACACGATGCCCAGCAAGGTGTGTCGGATCAACGCCGGCGAAAAAACCTCGGCGACCGGCGACGATGTTTCATGAGGTTTGACCGAGGCCTTCCATCGCTCGGATTCCGGAACGGTCAGGCGGATGAACAACACGAGCAGCGCCGGGAGCGCGCCGACGATGAACATCCACCGCCAGGAGTCCGGCGTCACCGGGAATTGTTTGGCGATGATGCCGGTCAGGAGGAATCCGCAATTGGCGGCGGCGCCGATCGCGCCGGCAAGGGCTGGACGCCATTTCTCGGGCCAGCATTCCATGACCAGGGCGACGCCGAGCGCCCATTCGCCGCCCATGCCCAGCGCGGCGAGAAAACGGACCACCGCCAAGTGCCAGGGCTCCTGGGCGAAGTATCCAAGCCCGGTAAACAGCGAATAGGCCAGAATGCTCAGCGACAGAGCGCGGACGCGTCCGATCTTGTCACCGAGCCAGCCGAAAACCACTCCACCCAGGGCCGCGCCGATCAAAAAGGCGGCGGTGATCTTGGCCATCCAGGGCCCCACCTGGGCGTCCCCGGCGTTGCCCAGCAGATTGAGCAGGGCAGGTCGGGCGATCACGGGGAAAAGGCCGATTTCGAATCCGTCGAACAGCCATCCCAAAAACGCGGCGACCAGAACCATCCATTGACTGCGGGTGAGCGTGGGGGAGGAGGCGGGTGTGGACATGGGAACAGGGCGAAGCTTGCCTTTCAACCGCGGGGAATCCAAGCCGGATTTCAGAGAACCTACGAAGCGTTCTCGCCTCTCCCCGTGGATCCGCAAGTGGTCGGGGGGCGCGGCGTTCACGCCGCTTCAAGGCGTGTCTTCGAAGGGGCAGGGAAAGTTCCACGGGCAAGGGTGCTGCCAGGGCGAAGGCATTCACCCAGGGCGGGCCATGGAACGGGAGGAGATCGCCGAGGCCGATGGGCGCGAGCGGAAGCGCCGTGAACGGCGCGCCCCGACAACTCGCGGAGGCACCGCGCCTTGCCCGGTTCATCCAGAGGTTGTCGGTGACCGGGTGTCGTGGTAACGCAGACAGCCCTGTCTGCTGTTTCGCAGGCTGCCCAGCCTGCGGGGCGACGAAGGGAACCAGGCGCGTGGAGATCATGAAAGGGCCTCGTTCTTCACCCGCCGGGCCGACGGGCCGTCGGCGATACGGCAGGCTGGGTAGCCTGCGCCACACGACAGACCACTTCGGGATGCACCGCGCCTCTCCGGCGCAACCCGAACTTGGTTTATCTTTTCGAGCCCGTGGGTTAGGCTTGCAGGTCTTCACTCCGAAGCGGGGTGGACTGTTGCATGGCGAAGGACTTCATCAAAATTGGCGGAGCGCGAGAACACAATCTCAAGAACCTCACCCTTTCGATTCCCCGCGACAAGCTGGTGGTTCTGACCGGCTTGAGCGGCTCGGGAAAATCGACTCTGGCTTTTGACACTCTCTTTGCCGAGGGCCAGCGCAAATATGTCGAGTCCCTTTCCGCCTACGCGCGCCAGTTCCTCGATCAACTGAAGAAGCCGGAGGTGGATTACATCGAGGGCTTGTCGCCCTCCATCGCCATCGAACAGCGCGGCGCGGCGGCGAATCCGCGATCCACCATCGCCACCACCACCGAAATCTACGACTACCTTCGCCTGCTGTTTGCCAGCATCGGACAGGCGCATTGTCCGGAAAGCGGACAGCCGATGTTCCAGCAGACGGGTTCGGACATCGTGGACGCGCTGCTCCAACTTCCGCCCCGCACGCGGCTCATGGTGCTGGCGCCGGTGGTGACGGGCCAGAAGGGCGAGTTTCGAGATGTCCTGGAGCGTCTCGCGCGCGAGGGTTTTGTCCGAGCCCGAATCGACGGGGTCGTCACTGAGATCGGGGGGGAGGTTCGGACGCGCCTTGATGCCAAAGCGACGCATACGATCGAGGCGGTGGTGGACCGGCTGGTGATCGATGACAAGATCCGTGTGCGGCTGGCGGATTCCGTGGAACTGGCGTTGCGATGGGGGGAGGGCCGCCTGGGCACGCTGCATCAAACGTCCGGCGTGGACGCGTCGGACACTTGGCACGAGCGTTCGTTTTCAAACCGGGCGGTGAGTCCGGTGACGGGCAAGACGTTTGAAAAGCCTGGCCCCAAACATTTCTCGTTCAATTCGCCCTTCGGCGCGTGTCCGGTGTGTCATGGACTCGGGCAGAAGCTGGTGTTCGAGCCGGACCTCATGGTGCCTGACCCGCACAAGTCGATCGAGCAAGGCGCAATCCTGCCGTGGAGGCGGGGCGGCAAGCGCATGATTGTTTATTACAAGGCCCTGTTGAAGGGGCTTGCCGAACACTACGGCGAGAGTCTCGAAGTTCCTTTCAAGGGACTGACCGAGGCCTTTCGCCATGTGCTCTTGTGGGGCAGTGGCGAGACGGAGATCCGATTTCAGTTCTGGCGTGCAGGCAAGTCGAGCGTGGTGCACAAATCGTTCGAAGGGGTTGTTCCGAATCTGGAGCGGCTCTACGTGGAGAGCGAAAGCGAATTCACGCGCAACCGTCTGAAGGCGTTCATGGCCCCGAGGCCTTGCGACGGGTGTGGAGGCCGCCGATTGCGGCCGGAAATGCTGGCGGTCACGCTGGGATCCGAGCGCGCACCCGAGCGGATCGTGCCCGGCCGCTCGATCATGGATGTTTGCGCCATGACCGTGGAGGAGGCGGCGCGCTTCTTTGCCGGTCTTTCACTCACGGAACTGCAAAGCAAGATCGCCTCGGAACCGCTCCACGAAATCGTGTCCCGTCTGAAATTCCTGCGCGAGGTTGGCCTGGGCTATCTCACCCTGGATCGAGAAAGCGGCACGTTGAGCGGAGGGGAGGCGCAACGGATTCGCCTCGCCACCCAGATCGGGGCCGGCCTGGTGGGGGTCCTCTACATCCTGGATGAACCCAGCATCGGATTGCATCAGCGGGACAATGACCGACTGCTGAAGACCCTG
The window above is part of the Verrucomicrobiota bacterium genome. Proteins encoded here:
- a CDS encoding MFS transporter, which encodes MSTPASSPTLTRSQWMVLVAAFLGWLFDGFEIGLFPVIARPALLNLLGNAGDAQVGPWMAKITAAFLIGAALGGVVFGWLGDKIGRVRALSLSILAYSLFTGLGYFAQEPWHLAVVRFLAALGMGGEWALGVALVMECWPEKWRPALAGAIGAAANCGFLLTGIIAKQFPVTPDSWRWMFIVGALPALLVLFIRLTVPESERWKASVKPHETSSPVAEVFSPALIRHTLLGIVFASVALIGTWGSVTWIPLWADQLAGAANPTAKADTQMLQALGAILGSSIAPFVGSKLGRRPAYFLLCLASLAVCAFMFRTISTYGSSFLACAFVVSACTASFYGWFPLYLPELFPTRVRATGQGLCYNFGRIFAAGGALFQGELVRRFNGSYAEAGAIVTLVYLLGMAVIWLAPETKGKPLPE
- the uvrA gene encoding excinuclease ABC subunit UvrA, producing the protein MAKDFIKIGGAREHNLKNLTLSIPRDKLVVLTGLSGSGKSTLAFDTLFAEGQRKYVESLSAYARQFLDQLKKPEVDYIEGLSPSIAIEQRGAAANPRSTIATTTEIYDYLRLLFASIGQAHCPESGQPMFQQTGSDIVDALLQLPPRTRLMVLAPVVTGQKGEFRDVLERLAREGFVRARIDGVVTEIGGEVRTRLDAKATHTIEAVVDRLVIDDKIRVRLADSVELALRWGEGRLGTLHQTSGVDASDTWHERSFSNRAVSPVTGKTFEKPGPKHFSFNSPFGACPVCHGLGQKLVFEPDLMVPDPHKSIEQGAILPWRRGGKRMIVYYKALLKGLAEHYGESLEVPFKGLTEAFRHVLLWGSGETEIRFQFWRAGKSSVVHKSFEGVVPNLERLYVESESEFTRNRLKAFMAPRPCDGCGGRRLRPEMLAVTLGSERAPERIVPGRSIMDVCAMTVEEAARFFAGLSLTELQSKIASEPLHEIVSRLKFLREVGLGYLTLDRESGTLSGGEAQRIRLATQIGAGLVGVLYILDEPSIGLHQRDNDRLLKTLFQLRDLGNSVMVVEHDEDTIRHADYVVDLGPGAGVRGGEIVAAGTPTEIMATRASLTGQYLSGELMIPVPRKRAAPSAEKGTLRVRGASENNLKSISVSIPLGLMTCVTGVSGSGKSTLVDDIVRRALFRHFHGSKERPGRHDSIEGAEHLDKVVVIDQTPIGRTPRSNPATYTGMFNHIRELFAKIPAAKVRGYEASRFSFNVKGGRCEKCQGDGSLEIEMHFLPPVYVTCETCHGRRYNRETLEIAYKGLNIADVLMLTVDEAVTFFRAVPQIYDPCLTLSEVGLGYLGLGQSATTLSGGEAQRVKLAAELSRKATGRTLYILDEPTTGLHFHDVAKLLDVLGRLKASGNTLLVIEHNLDVIKTADWIIDLGPEGGHLGGEVVAQGTPEQVSSCERSHTGRYLKRLLERNLQPAPAAA